The segment TTGATAACAGTTTTAGTTTTCCAAGTTCAAATAATTGTGGTAATTCAGTTAAGTTAATGAAACTTTCTTCAGGTTTGTAATTGTTATAATCAACAAATCGAACACCTTCGATATAGCGCTCGTTATAAGCTTGTCTAAATCGAACACCTTTGCCATCACTCTCGTTATATGAATAGGCCAAATAGTTGATTTTATCCGTTTCTGTGTGCACCCAATACATAAACACGTCTTCAAAATCTTCTCCCCCTCCATCCTGTTCAAAGGTCACTTTAATAGTGTGATATTCCTCATCATTAATAACGGTTGTATTCCGTAGTTCTTTATTCACGGCCTTATTATTTAATCCAAAAGGTAAGACCGAAAAATAGTGTGCTGAATTTACTGATGCCGAATACTTCACAACCATAGAATCTGCAACTTGAATAGCGATACCATCAACAAAGCGCTGAAAACCACTATTGCTTAAAACGTCCTTAACATTGGAAATATGAGAGGAGCTTGAATCAACAAATTCACGCATGAGTTCAAAATTTCCATTATTTCGAATTGCCGTATAATGCATATTTCTAAAATCGAAATGTAGTATTGAAGCATCTAATAACTGGCCTCCAGAAACCTTAATAGACTCATTTATAATGTTTTCAGCTGAAGGTGTTTCAGGTTTAGAAATATTACAATTCCAAAGCAAAATGAATAAAAGGATACATAACGAATATTTCATGGCTAACTATTTTCAGCATTAAGTCGGAAAACTACCGCTTTAATAACAGGTAAAACTACGAAAAATAATTACCTTTGTTTTCCATGTATAAACCAGTAAACATAAAGAACAAAAAGGCAAAATTTGAGTACGATATTTTAGATACGTACACGGCTGGTATTGTTTTAACTGGAACAGAAATAAAGTCTATTAGAGACAGTAAAGCTTCAATCTCAGAAAGCTTTTGTGAATTTAATGACCGAGGTGAATTGTTTGTAATTAATATGACGGTTCAAGAATACATCTTTGGTAATTACTACAACCATAAACCCAAAGCTGAACGCAAATTATTATTGAACAAACGAGAACTTAAAAAATTAGAAAAAGAGGTCAATGTAAAAGGAAATGCCATCATTCCATTGCGCTTGTTCGTTAACGAAAAAGGATTAGCAAAATTAGAAATTGCATTAGGAAAAGGTAAAAAACTCTATGATAAACGCGAAACCCTTAAAGATCGCGACAATAAACGCAACCTCGATCGGATTAAGAAAATCTACAAATAGTCTCTGTCTCAAAATCAATATTGTAAGAAAATATTTAACAATTAGCTTAGTTTTATTTATGATTGTTTAACAATTGTCAGTTGATTAAATGTCTATGTTTGACCATTCACAGGCAATCTTTTTGTAAAAATTTGTGTCTATACTATAAAATCAATCCATTAGCTATGAAAACAAGATTACTATCAGCATTTACATTTTTATGTTCATTTATAGCATTTGCTCAAATTCAAGGATCGGTAACCGATAGTAAAAATGAACCTCTACCCTTTGTAAATATTTATATTGAAAACACATATAAAGGCACGACAAGCAATGAAGATGGATATTATGAACTTAACGTGAATACCCCTGACACTTATGTCGTTGTTTTTCAGTTTTTAGGTTATAAAACGGTCAAAAAAAATGTCGATATTCAGAGTTTTCCATACACTCTAGACGCCTTATTAACAGACGAAGAAATCTCCTTAAACGAAGTCGTTATTAATGCGGAAGAAAATCCGGCAAATATTATCATTCGAAAAGCCGTAGCAAAGCGAAAGGAAAACCAAGACAAAATAAAAAGCTATAAATCCGATTTCTATTCTCGTGGATTGATTCGTATTAAAGATGCTCCTGAGAAAATTTTAGGTGCTGAAGTTGGAGATTTAGGTGGCGGTTTAGATTCTTCAAGAAGCGGTGTAATATACCTATCTGAAACCATATCGAAATTAGAGTTTTTAAGACCTAATAAACTTAAAGAAAAGATTCTTGCCTCTAAAGTAAGTGGCGATGATAATGGCTTTAGTTTCAATAATGCCATCGATGTAAACTTTGACCTTTATAACAATACGGTTGAAATTGGAAACCAGATTATTACACCAATTGCCAATAATGCGTTCGGATATTATAAATATCAACTTGAAGGTGTTTTTTATGACGATAGAGCCCACCTTATCAATAAAATAAAAGTGACGCCAAGACGCCCCAATGACCCTGTTTTTGAAGGTTATATTTATATCGTCGAAGACCAATGGACAATATATGCTGCAGAATTAGACCTTACTGGTATTCAGGCTCGAATTCCAGCAGTGGACAAAATTACAATTACTCAAAATTTTTCCTTCTCTGAAACCGACAGTATCTGGGCGAAAATTTCTCAAAATATCGATTTTAAATATGGATTATTCGGAATTAAAGGTGATGGGCGTTTTACTGCAGTATATAGCAACTATGAGTTAAATCCTGAAATCACTCGTAAAAACTTTACACGAGAAATCGTGTCTTTCGCTGATGAAGCCAATAAAAAAGATTCCACATTTTGGAATACCATCAGACCTGTTCCTTTAACCATTGAAGAAATCACAGACTATGTAAAAAAAGACAGCATTCAAATTGTTAGAGAATCTAAAACCTATCAAGACTCTGTAGATCGAGTCTCCAATACGTTTAAATTAGGTGATATTCTTGGTGGCTATACCTACTCCAACTCTTATGAAAGTTGGAATGTAGGAATTAGCTCCCCTATTGAAGCTATTAGCTTTAATACAGTTCAAGGATGGAATGCTAATATTGGCGCATTTTACACCAAAGGTTTTAATGATTACGAGCGATATATATCTATTAGAGGAAATATAAATTATGGCTTTAGCGATGATCGTTTGCGCGGTACAGTAGCAGCAACTTATAAATTCAATAATAAAAGTAGACCTTTTTTAACGCTATCAGGAGGGGTAACAACACAACAATTCAATGCAAGTAATCCAATTTCAAAAAGTTTGAATACTGGGTTTTCTTTGTTTTCTGAAGAAAATTATATGAAAATCTATGAAAATAGTTATGTTCAAGCTGCATATTCAAATGAGCTGTTCAACGGGTTCAGATTCAATGCAAGCATAGGCTATCAAAGACGTCAAGCCCTTTTTAATACAACCGATCAAGCATGGTATCCTAAAGAAGACAAAATGTATACTAGCAATAACCCCATAGATGAAACAGCTTTTGGTGTTGCCCCTTTTGATACACATAACATCATGAAATTCAATCTTACCGCTCGTATCAACTTTGCACAAAATTATTTGAGCTACCCTGACGGAAAAATTAATATTCCAAATGGCAAGTATCCAACCGTCATTTTAGGCTATGAAAAGGGATTCTCTTCATCCATTGATAATTATAATTTTGATCAGGTGAAACTACGCATAACACAAGGCCTTAATATTGCGGACAAAGGTCGTTTTCAATATAATATTAAAGCCGGTAAATTTTTTAATGGTGACGATATTGCATTCATGGATTTCCAACATTTCAATGGAAATCAAACACAAATTGGATCAGGATCATATCTAAATGTCTTTAATAATTTACCATACTATGCTGCAAGTACAAATGATTCGTATTTAGAGATGCATGCTGAACACGATTTTAATGGTTTTCTCCTTGGAAGGGTTCCTTTATTAAAAAAGCTTAACTTTAATCTCATAGTTGGAGCTCATTCTCTAGCTACTCCAGACAATTCTCCATATCAAGAATATACGATTGGATTGGATAATATTGGCTGGGGTAAATTTCGATTTTTACGATTAGACTATGTGCGTTCATATCAAAACGGATTTCAAAGCGATGCCATTTTGTTTGGTTTAAAATTCTTTTAATAACTGAAATCATGAAAAAAATAATACTGCTTTTACTGCTGGTAAGTGCCTCTGCTGTAGCACAAAAACAGCTCGATTACTCAAAACATGTTATAAGTCTAGATAGCACTTTAGAAACTTTATATGGTGTTATTTCTGGAGACAAAGGCGAAGCCCGTGACTGGGATAAATTTCGATATTTATTTCATAAAGATGCGAAACTCATTCCAACGGGTCTGTCTGAAAACAGCGCATATAACGCGACTTATTTAACACCAGAGGGCTATATTGAAAGTGCGGGTAAATGGCTTGTTGAGAACGGATTTCATGAAGTTGAAATTCACCGAAACACCAACACCTTCGGAAATATTACACAGGTATTTAGCACATACGAATCCTACAGAAGCAAGTCTGATACCGAACCTTTTATGCGAGGAATTAATAGTATACAATTATTGCATGATGGCAAACGTTGGTGGATCATCAATATCTATTGGCAACAGGAAACACAGGAGAATCCAATTCCTGAATCATACCTTCCGAAAAATTAAATTACAGAGTGAATACAGCAGAATTTAAACGTAAAAGCTGGTGGCAACGTCATAGAAAATGGTTAATCTCATCAATATTTACCATTTTAGGACTGATTGCTATTTTTAACCTTGGGATGAGCCCTACAGCAGCCAACATCACCAAAGCCTATACAGATACTGCTCTTTATAAAGACGCGTTGGCTAAAGTTCGAGAAAACGATAGTGTTATTGCAATTATAGGAACTATTGAACCCATAAACAAACTAGCTATTTTAGAAGGTGCTGTAGAGTATGCAAAAGATAACAGTTATGTAAGGTCTTCAATCAGAATTATTGGCAGTAAAGGAAAAGCACGAATGGATTTTAAGGCCGATAAACTAAATAATTATTGGAACTATACACGCATCCAGGTAAGAATAAAGCAACCCAAGGATAAGCAACAGACAATTGTCATTGTATCAGAGTAATACCATTAATTCTTATCCTCTAATAAGGGTACAAAACGAAATTCACCAAATTCATGTTGCTCAAATTCTTTTTGTCCTTTTCTAATAAACAAAGTCATAATCTGAACATCCTCACCAACAGGTATTACTAAGCGACCTTCAATTTTTAATTGACTCAATAATGGTTTAGGCACAAATGGAGCACCGGCTGTAACAATGATGCCATCAAAAGGCGCTTCATCTTCTAGCCCTATATACCCGTCCCCAAATATTAATTTCTTTGGCCTATACCCTAACTTAGGTAAAAACTTACTGGTTTTCTTATAAAGTTCATGCTGCCTTTCAACACTAAACACTTTAGCTCCTAATTCACATAATACCGCAGTTTGGTAACCACTTCCCGTACCAATCTCTAAAACCTTATCCCCAGGATTAACTTGTAATAATTCTGTTTGAAATGCGACGGTATAAGGTTGAGATATGGTTTGATCGGCAGCAATAGGAAATGCTTTATCTTGATAAGCATGACCTAAAAATCCCGAATCCATAAAAAGATGTCTAGGTATTTTACCTATGGCATCAATCACTTTTTCATTGGTTATCCCTTTGGCCTTAATGGTCGCCACTAATTGCTGACGTAGTCCTTGATGTTTAAGCGTGTCTTTCAAAGTAGTTAAGTTTAAATGCTAAAATAATCCAAACATTTATATACTGAAAGTTAATTTCAATGGTTTTATTAACTAAAGTATCTGTCCGATATTTTCTTGCAAAATTCACCCAAATAAACTGTGAAAATCTTATTTTTGTTAAAAACGAAAAACAATGCTAAAAGCTGGTGTACTCGGTGCTGGTCATCTGGGGAAAATTCATTTAAGACTTCTTAGTCAATCTGAAAAATATGAGCTCGTTGGATTCTATGATGCCGATGAAGGAAATGCTAAAAAAGTAGAAGAAGAATTTGGTTATAAATACTTTAATACGATTGAAGCTCTCATAGATGCGGTAGATATGGTAGACATTGTCACACCAACCCTATCTCATTATGATTGTGCCAAAAAGGCTATTGCTAAGGGCAAACATATTTTCATAGAAAAACCAATCACCAATACGGTTGAAGAGGCTGAACACATCAGAGAATTATTAGCAGAACATAATATTCGCGGGCAAGTAGGGCATGTTGAACGATTTAACCCAGCATTCATCGCTGTGAGAGATCAGATTAACAATCCTATGTTTATCGAAACTCATCGGCTTGCCGAATTTAATCCGAGAGGCACCGATGTTCCTGTAGTTTTAGACTTGATGATTCATGATATCGATATTATATTAAGCGTCGTAAAGTCGAATGTAAAAGTGGTATCTGCAAGTGGGGTTTCAGTGATAAGCGACACTCCAGATATTGCTAATGCACGAATTGAATTTGAAAATGGCTGTGTAGCTAATCTTACCGCTAGTCGTATTTCTTTAAAGAATATGAGAAAGACGCGTTTCTTTCAAAAAGATGCTTACATCTCTGTAGATTTCTTAGAAAAGAAATGTGAAGTGGTAAAAATGAAAGATGCACCAGAACAACCTGGTGACTTTGACATGATTTTACAAAATGCTGAAGGCATTAAAAAGCAAATCTATTTTGATAATCCTGACGTTGCAAATAACAATGCTATTTTGGATGAATTAGAAACCTTTGCCGATGCAATTAACAATAAGACCACTCCTATTGTAACACTTCATGATGGCACCGAAGCCTTAAGAGTAGCCACCATGATAATTGATCAGTTTTAAAACAAAAAGTATGGATAGAAGATATGTACTTTCTACAATATTGGTCACAACAATTCTGTTGGTGTTAAAACTAACCGATTTAGATTATGACAATCTTCAAAACGAATCGTATGGTTGGATTATATCGTTTGTGCTTGTCCTAACTACGATGTGTTATGCTTTATTTTTTAAGTTTAACAAAGTCAACGAATAATTAAAAAACATAATAACTAAACCTTCCTTTTACTAGGAAGAACAAATAACATTGATATGAAAAATATTGCAGTCATTGGTGCAGGTACTATGGGAAATGGTATTGCACATACCTTTGCTCAATCTGGATTTAAAGTACAACTCATTGATATTAGCGAAGCCTCTTTAAAACGAGGAATGGATACAATAGCGAAAAATTTAGACCGTATGGTTGCTAAGGAAAAAATTTCCGAAGCAGATAAGCAAACTACCTTAGATAATATTTCAACATTCACGAGTATTGCAGCTGGTGTCGAATATGCCAGTTTGGTTGTAGAGGCGGCTACTGAAAATATTGACTTAAAATTAAAAATATTCAAGCAATTAGATGAGGCGTGTCCAGATGACACTATTTTGGCCAGTAACACCTCTTCCATTTCGATAACACAAATTGCGGCAGTGACGTCTCGCCCTGAAATGGTTATTGGGATGCACTTCATGAATCCAGTACCTATTATGAAATTGGTAGAAATTATTCGTGGCTATAATACGAGTGATGAGGTAACAAATACAATTATGGAATTATCTAAAACTTTAGGTAAAGTACCAACTGAAGTCAACGACTATCCTGGATTTGTTGCCAATCGTATTTTAATGCCAATGCTTAATGAATCTATTGAAACCTTATACAATGGCGTTGCTGGTGTTGACGAAATTGATACCGTAATGAAATTAGGTATGGCTCACCCAATGGGCCCATTACAACTAGCCGATTTTATTGGTTTAGATGTGTGTTTATCTATTTTAAATGTCATGTATGACGGCTTCAAAAACCCAAAATATGCACCTTGCCCTTTACTCGTTAATATGGTTAGAGCTGGTAAATTAGGTGTAAAATCTGGTGAAGGATTCTATGATTATTCAGAAAGCAGAAAAGCGGAGCACGTGGCCAAACAATTCTCTAAATAAATAATGGTACTGATGGCATAATTAGTTTTAAGCCATAAATGCTCGAACTTTAATCATTCAAATATGGCAAAAGTAATTCCATTTAAAGCAGTAAGACCTACTAGAGCCGTTGTTGGCTTAGTTGCTGCACGCCCATATCAGAGTTATACCATTTACGAACGAGAATCCCGAATGGACTATAACCCTTATAGTTTTTTGCACATTGTTAATCCTGGATATAAATATGATAAAGTCATTACTGGTGATGAACGCTACAAACTGGTTAAAAATCGCTATTTAGAATTTAAAGAAGATGGTGTGTTTATTCAAGATGATAAACCATCATATTACGTCTATAAAATTATCAATAGGCACGGACAAGAATTCAACGGCATAATTGCAGCCACTAGCGCTGAAGATTATGAAAATGATGTCATCAAAAAACATGAAGACACCATCGCTAAAAGAGAACAAACCTTTAAAAACTACCTACAAACTGTAGGTTTTAATGCAGAACCTGTGCTTCTTACCTATCCTGATAACGAGGTAATTTCAGGAATTATCAAAGAAGCTCAGAAAGGTCATGCTGAATTTGAATTTACCATGACCTATAAAGACACGCATTACTTGTGGCGATTAGATGACGATGATGCTATAGCTAGAATACAAAATGAGTTTGAAGATATGAAAACGGTTTACATTGCTGATGGCCATCACCGATCGTCCTCTTCGAATTTATTATATCAAGACGAAAAAGCCTCAAATCCAAATCACAACGGTAGTGAGTCCTATAATTTTTTTATGTCGTATTTAATTCCTGAATCTGATTTAGTCATTCATGAATTCAACCGATTGATCAAGGATTTAAATGGTTTGACAAAGGAAGAATTTTTAATTCGATTAGATGCTATATACCGCATTGAGAATAGAGGTACAATGCCTTACCATCCTTCAAAACCACATCATTTCAGCATGTATTTAGATGGTGAGTTTTATTCGTTATATCTACGTAAAGCGAATTACAAGTTCAAAACCGCTTTAGATCAATTAGACGCCCAATTATTATATCAAACCATCTTAAAACCAATTCTAGGTATTGAAGATTTAAGAAATGATAACCGTATAGAATATGTGAACGGTAGACATGAGATGATTACTATTAAAAGCAGTGTAGATAGTGGCGAATTTGAAGTTGGTTTCGGTATGTGTCCAGCCACAGTAAATCAAATAAAACAAATCGCAGATGAAGGGTTGAAAATGCCTCCAAAGAGCACTTATATCCTTCCAAAATTAAGAAGCGGAATTACCATTTATGAATTTTAAAATGAATATTACAGAAAGTTTAAAAAATATAAGCGCCCAACTACCCAGCCATGTCACCTTAGTTGCTGTTTCAAAAACAAAACCTGTTTCTGATTTGATGGAAGCCTACAATGCCGGACAACGTGTTTTTGGTGAAAATAAAATCCAAGAAATGGTTGATAAACATGAGCAAATGCCAAAGGACATACAATGGCATATGATTGGTCATGTGCAACGCAATAAGGTCAAGTATATGGCTGAGTTTATCAGTTTAATACACGGTGTGGATAGTTTAAAACTTCTAAAAGAAATCAACAAACAGGCCAAGAAGCACGATAGAACTATTAATTGCTTGCTTCAAATTAAAATAGCTGAAGAAGATAGTAAGTTTGGAATGCATCCAACAGATGCTAAAGAATTATTGAGTTCGGAAGAATTTTCTGAATTAAAAAACGTGAGTATCACCGGTGTAATGGGAATGGCGACATTTACAGATGACACCAAACAAATTGAACAAGAATTTAACAAACTGAAAGCTACTTTTGAGGAACTTCGTACCATTGACGACTCACTTCAAACCATAAGTATGGGAATGAGTGGGGATTATCAATTAGCAATTGACTGTGGAAGCACTATGATTCGGGTAGGAAGTAGTATCTTTGGAAGTCGTAATTATTCAAACTAAAACTACAACCCTATTTACGCAATAATTGACATAGAAACCACTGGTGGAAAATACAATGAAGAAGGTGTTACTGAAATCGCTATCTACAAATTTGACGGTCATAAAGTAGTTGATAAATTCATAAGCCTAGTGAATCCAGAACGAGACATCCAACCCTTTGTGGTTAATCTCACAGGGATTAATAGTAATATGCTTAAAAGTGCACCCAAATTTTATGAGGTAGCCAAGCGTATTGTTGAAATCACTGAAGACTGCATTATCGTAGCACACAATGCCCAATTTGATTATAGAATACTGAGGACTGAATTCAAACGTTTAGGCTTCGGATTTAAAAGAAAAACATTGTGCACGGTTGAGCTTTCTAAACAACTCATCCCTGGACAGGCGTCTTATAGTTTAGGGAAATTAACCCGAGCCCTTGGTATTCCAGTGAGCGATAGACATCGGGCTAATGGCGATGCAATGGCTACTGTTAAATTGTTTAAAATGCTTTTGAGTAAGGATTTGTCAAAACGTATTATAAAGGACAATATCAAGGTTGAAATTATTAAACGTTTAAATGAAACACATAAAACTATTATAGATGCTTTACCTGCGATTACAGGAGTGTATTACATACATGACGAAAATGGTGACATCATATACATAGGAAAGAGTAAAAACATTAAGCACCGTATCAATCAACACTTTACAAATAACAGTACAAAATCTAAAAAAATACAACTCATAGCAAAATCAGTGACCTATGAATCTACTGGAAGTGAACTTGTAGCCTTGTTAAAAGAAAGTGAAGAGATTAAACGCAATAAACCACTTTATAACCGAGCATTGCGAAGAACCACATTCACTCACGGCTTATATAGTTTTAAAGATGACAACGGGTATCTCAATTTACAAATTAACAAGACAAACATTACAGAAAAACCCATAACGACGTTTAGTAACATGCAAAGCGCAAAAAGCTTTATGTTCAGAATAGTTGAAACTTATGAACTCTGTCAAAAACTCACTGGTTTATACCCAACAAAATCGAATTGTTTCAATTACACCATTAAAAGCTGTAATGGTGCGTGCATCAATGAAGAACCTGCCGACGTCTATAACAAGCGTGTTCAAGAATTGATAGTAAAAAATAGCTATGATAATAAAAATATGGTGATTATAGACCAAGGAAGAGATATCGATGAAAAAAGTGTCATCTATATTGAAAATGGCATCTTCAAGGGCTTAGGTTTCTACGATCTCAACCATCAAATAAATAATATCGAAGTACTGGAATCGATTATTACTCCTATGGAAAACAATAGAGATACACAGCACATTATTCAGAGTTACTTGAGACGAAACAAACGAGTAAAAACGATTTCTTTATAAAAACAAAGACAAATAAGAGTTTCTTCATCAATTTCTAGCGTGATATTTGATAAGAACTCATAAAAATGTCAACCGTTATTGAAATCCAAAACAACTCTCTAATTGTATTAGAGAAGAAACAGTAAAGTTTTTAGTATTTTTGAGGTAATGAGTTTAAAAATCACAAAGTCCAACTGGAGAGACAAACTTCATGAAATTATTTATGAAGCAGACACACCTGCTGGTAAGTTATTTGATGTTATTCTTCTTATTGCCATTCTAGCGAGTATTATTCTTGTGATGCTGGAGAGCGTTAGTAGTTTTGACGCGAAATATCACACCTTTTTAAATATTTCAGAATGGGTCATTACTATTTTGTTTTCAATAGAGTACATAGCGCGCATTGTTACAGTAAAAAAACCATTTAAGTATATTCTTAGTTTTTATGGAGTCATAGATTTATTATCTACAATTCCGAAGTACCTTTCATTGATTCTAGCAGGTTCACATGCATTAGTTGCATTGCGTGC is part of the Formosa sp. Hel1_31_208 genome and harbors:
- a CDS encoding DUF6503 family protein yields the protein MKYSLCILLFILLWNCNISKPETPSAENIINESIKVSGGQLLDASILHFDFRNMHYTAIRNNGNFELMREFVDSSSSHISNVKDVLSNSGFQRFVDGIAIQVADSMVVKYSASVNSAHYFSVLPFGLNNKAVNKELRNTTVINDEEYHTIKVTFEQDGGGEDFEDVFMYWVHTETDKINYLAYSYNESDGKGVRFRQAYNERYIEGVRFVDYNNYKPEESFINLTELPQLFELGKLKLLSKIELENLTFN
- the smpB gene encoding SsrA-binding protein SmpB, with the protein product MYKPVNIKNKKAKFEYDILDTYTAGIVLTGTEIKSIRDSKASISESFCEFNDRGELFVINMTVQEYIFGNYYNHKPKAERKLLLNKRELKKLEKEVNVKGNAIIPLRLFVNEKGLAKLEIALGKGKKLYDKRETLKDRDNKRNLDRIKKIYK
- a CDS encoding DUF5686 and carboxypeptidase regulatory-like domain-containing protein, coding for MKTRLLSAFTFLCSFIAFAQIQGSVTDSKNEPLPFVNIYIENTYKGTTSNEDGYYELNVNTPDTYVVVFQFLGYKTVKKNVDIQSFPYTLDALLTDEEISLNEVVINAEENPANIIIRKAVAKRKENQDKIKSYKSDFYSRGLIRIKDAPEKILGAEVGDLGGGLDSSRSGVIYLSETISKLEFLRPNKLKEKILASKVSGDDNGFSFNNAIDVNFDLYNNTVEIGNQIITPIANNAFGYYKYQLEGVFYDDRAHLINKIKVTPRRPNDPVFEGYIYIVEDQWTIYAAELDLTGIQARIPAVDKITITQNFSFSETDSIWAKISQNIDFKYGLFGIKGDGRFTAVYSNYELNPEITRKNFTREIVSFADEANKKDSTFWNTIRPVPLTIEEITDYVKKDSIQIVRESKTYQDSVDRVSNTFKLGDILGGYTYSNSYESWNVGISSPIEAISFNTVQGWNANIGAFYTKGFNDYERYISIRGNINYGFSDDRLRGTVAATYKFNNKSRPFLTLSGGVTTQQFNASNPISKSLNTGFSLFSEENYMKIYENSYVQAAYSNELFNGFRFNASIGYQRRQALFNTTDQAWYPKEDKMYTSNNPIDETAFGVAPFDTHNIMKFNLTARINFAQNYLSYPDGKINIPNGKYPTVILGYEKGFSSSIDNYNFDQVKLRITQGLNIADKGRFQYNIKAGKFFNGDDIAFMDFQHFNGNQTQIGSGSYLNVFNNLPYYAASTNDSYLEMHAEHDFNGFLLGRVPLLKKLNFNLIVGAHSLATPDNSPYQEYTIGLDNIGWGKFRFLRLDYVRSYQNGFQSDAILFGLKFF
- a CDS encoding cytochrome c oxidase assembly factor Coa1 family protein, whose amino-acid sequence is MNTAEFKRKSWWQRHRKWLISSIFTILGLIAIFNLGMSPTAANITKAYTDTALYKDALAKVRENDSVIAIIGTIEPINKLAILEGAVEYAKDNSYVRSSIRIIGSKGKARMDFKADKLNNYWNYTRIQVRIKQPKDKQQTIVIVSE
- a CDS encoding protein-L-isoaspartate(D-aspartate) O-methyltransferase — translated: MKDTLKHQGLRQQLVATIKAKGITNEKVIDAIGKIPRHLFMDSGFLGHAYQDKAFPIAADQTISQPYTVAFQTELLQVNPGDKVLEIGTGSGYQTAVLCELGAKVFSVERQHELYKKTSKFLPKLGYRPKKLIFGDGYIGLEDEAPFDGIIVTAGAPFVPKPLLSQLKIEGRLVIPVGEDVQIMTLFIRKGQKEFEQHEFGEFRFVPLLEDKN
- a CDS encoding Gfo/Idh/MocA family protein, which encodes MLKAGVLGAGHLGKIHLRLLSQSEKYELVGFYDADEGNAKKVEEEFGYKYFNTIEALIDAVDMVDIVTPTLSHYDCAKKAIAKGKHIFIEKPITNTVEEAEHIRELLAEHNIRGQVGHVERFNPAFIAVRDQINNPMFIETHRLAEFNPRGTDVPVVLDLMIHDIDIILSVVKSNVKVVSASGVSVISDTPDIANARIEFENGCVANLTASRISLKNMRKTRFFQKDAYISVDFLEKKCEVVKMKDAPEQPGDFDMILQNAEGIKKQIYFDNPDVANNNAILDELETFADAINNKTTPIVTLHDGTEALRVATMIIDQF
- a CDS encoding 3-hydroxyacyl-CoA dehydrogenase family protein codes for the protein MKNIAVIGAGTMGNGIAHTFAQSGFKVQLIDISEASLKRGMDTIAKNLDRMVAKEKISEADKQTTLDNISTFTSIAAGVEYASLVVEAATENIDLKLKIFKQLDEACPDDTILASNTSSISITQIAAVTSRPEMVIGMHFMNPVPIMKLVEIIRGYNTSDEVTNTIMELSKTLGKVPTEVNDYPGFVANRILMPMLNESIETLYNGVAGVDEIDTVMKLGMAHPMGPLQLADFIGLDVCLSILNVMYDGFKNPKYAPCPLLVNMVRAGKLGVKSGEGFYDYSESRKAEHVAKQFSK
- a CDS encoding DUF1015 domain-containing protein codes for the protein MAKVIPFKAVRPTRAVVGLVAARPYQSYTIYERESRMDYNPYSFLHIVNPGYKYDKVITGDERYKLVKNRYLEFKEDGVFIQDDKPSYYVYKIINRHGQEFNGIIAATSAEDYENDVIKKHEDTIAKREQTFKNYLQTVGFNAEPVLLTYPDNEVISGIIKEAQKGHAEFEFTMTYKDTHYLWRLDDDDAIARIQNEFEDMKTVYIADGHHRSSSSNLLYQDEKASNPNHNGSESYNFFMSYLIPESDLVIHEFNRLIKDLNGLTKEEFLIRLDAIYRIENRGTMPYHPSKPHHFSMYLDGEFYSLYLRKANYKFKTALDQLDAQLLYQTILKPILGIEDLRNDNRIEYVNGRHEMITIKSSVDSGEFEVGFGMCPATVNQIKQIADEGLKMPPKSTYILPKLRSGITIYEF
- a CDS encoding YggS family pyridoxal phosphate-dependent enzyme, which codes for MNITESLKNISAQLPSHVTLVAVSKTKPVSDLMEAYNAGQRVFGENKIQEMVDKHEQMPKDIQWHMIGHVQRNKVKYMAEFISLIHGVDSLKLLKEINKQAKKHDRTINCLLQIKIAEEDSKFGMHPTDAKELLSSEEFSELKNVSITGVMGMATFTDDTKQIEQEFNKLKATFEELRTIDDSLQTISMGMSGDYQLAIDCGSTMIRVGSSIFGSRNYSN
- a CDS encoding exonuclease domain-containing protein — its product is MYAIIDIETTGGKYNEEGVTEIAIYKFDGHKVVDKFISLVNPERDIQPFVVNLTGINSNMLKSAPKFYEVAKRIVEITEDCIIVAHNAQFDYRILRTEFKRLGFGFKRKTLCTVELSKQLIPGQASYSLGKLTRALGIPVSDRHRANGDAMATVKLFKMLLSKDLSKRIIKDNIKVEIIKRLNETHKTIIDALPAITGVYYIHDENGDIIYIGKSKNIKHRINQHFTNNSTKSKKIQLIAKSVTYESTGSELVALLKESEEIKRNKPLYNRALRRTTFTHGLYSFKDDNGYLNLQINKTNITEKPITTFSNMQSAKSFMFRIVETYELCQKLTGLYPTKSNCFNYTIKSCNGACINEEPADVYNKRVQELIVKNSYDNKNMVIIDQGRDIDEKSVIYIENGIFKGLGFYDLNHQINNIEVLESIITPMENNRDTQHIIQSYLRRNKRVKTISL